Proteins encoded in a region of the Sparus aurata chromosome 6, fSpaAur1.1, whole genome shotgun sequence genome:
- the LOC115583992 gene encoding protein kinase C delta type-like: MAPFLRIAFTAYDVGALTPQSDSLICAIKMKESVSTERGKTLVQRKPTMYPAWKSTFDAHIYEGRVLEVVLMQSPEEPLAKATVGVSVLAERCKKSKTNGCAEFWVDLHPSGKVHMAVQFFLEDSDAAASKSSVSKPTVKITPEDGVTTLNRRRGAFKQPKVHCIKNHEFTATFFGQPTFCSVCREFLWGLNKQGYKCRQCNAAIHKKCIEIIIARCTGTAANSRDTVFQKERFKIDMPHRFKCYNYKSPTFCDHCGSLLWGLIKQGLKCEDCGMNVHSYCQKKVANLCGINQKLLAEALSQVSQKSMKKSDDSNAADIGVYQDIRAVTDPSAGGNGKAQDGLSPAPAAPTVSRARLTLNQLVFHKVLGKGSFGKVLLAELKGKGQYFAVKVLKKDVVLMDDDVECTMVEKRVLALAWENPFLTHLYSTFQSKEHLFFVMEYLNGGDLMFHIQDKGRFDLNRATFYAAEIIVGLQFLHSKGIIYRDLKLDNVMLDKDGHIKIADFGMCKEKVFGEARATTFCGTPDYIAPEILLGQKYTFSVDWWSFGVLVYEMLIGQSPFQGDDEDELFESIRSDTPHYPRWITKEAKSLLELLFERDPSRRLGVVGDIRTHAFFKTINWPALEKREVDPPFKPKVKSPSDCSNFDREFLSEKPRLSHADKNLIDSMDQAAFAGFSFINPRLENMISK, translated from the exons ATGGCACCCTTCCTGCGTATCGCCTTCACTGCTTACGATGTGGGCGCACTGACTCCTCAGTCCGACTCGCTCATCTGTGCCATCAAGATGAAGGAGTCTGTCAGCACAG AGCGAGGAAAGACTTTGGTTCAGAGAAAGCCCACCATGTATCCAGCCTGGAAGTCCACTTTTGATGCTCACATCTATGAGGGCCGTGTCCTTGAAGTGGTCCTCATGCAGAGCCCTGAGGAACCATTGGCCAAGGCCACCGTTGGTGTTTCTGTACTGGCAGAACGCTGCAAGAAGTCCAAGACTAATGGTTGTGCCGAGTTCTGGGTGGACCTTCATCCTTCAGGAAAGGTCCACATGGCTGTACAGTTCTTCCTGGAGGACAGTGATGCAG CGGCGTCTAAGTCATCGGTGTCTAAGCCAACAGTGAAGATCACTCCAGAGGATGGAGTCACAACCCtcaacaggaggagaggagctttCAAGCAGCCCAAGGTTCACTGCATCAAGAACCATGAGTTCACAGCCACCTTCTTCGGCCAGCCCACCTTCTGCTCTGTCTGCAGAGAATTCCTATG GGGGCTAAACAAGCAAGGATACAAGTGCAGAC AATGCAATGCGGCAATCCACAAGAAATGCATCGAAATAATCATTGCCAGGTGCACTGGAACAGCGGCCAACAGTCGCGACACTGTG TTCCAGAAAGAGCGCTTCAAGATTGATATGCCTCATCGCTTCAAGTGCTATAACTACAAGAGCCCCACATTCTGTGACCATTGTGGTAGTCTGCTGTGGGGTCTTATCAAACAGGGCCTTAAATGTGAAG ACTGTGGCATGAATGTACATAGTTACTGTCAGAAGAAAGTGGCCAATCTTTGTGGAATCAACCAGAAACTACTGGCAGAGGCTCTTTCCCAAGTCTCCCAG AAATCTATGAAGAAGTCTGATGACTCCAATGCAGCAGATATCGGGGTCTACCAAGACATCCGTGCTGTAACAGACCCTAGTG CAGGTGGCAATGGAAAGGCACAAGACGGCTTGAGCCCAGCCCCGGCTGCACCTACAGTTTCCCGGGCACGCCTCACCCTCAATCAATTGGTGTTCCACAAGGTGCTGGGAAAAGGCAGCTTTGGCAAG GTGCTGCTGGCAGAGCTGAAGGGGAAGGGACAGTACTTTGCTGTGAAGGTTCTGAAGAAGGATGTCGTCCTCATGGATGATGATGTGGAGTGCACAATGGTCGAGAAGAGAGTCCTGGCCCTCGCCTGGGAGAACCCCTTCCTCACACACCTCtactccacattccagtctaaA GAGCACCTCTTCTTTGTAATGGAGTACCTGAATGGAGGCGACTTGATGTTCCACATCCAAGACAAAGGCCGCTTCGATCTCAACAGAGCCAC GTTCTATGCGGCTGAGATAATAGTGGGACTGCAGTTCCTCCACTCAAAAGGCATTATCTACAG AGATCTGAAGCTGGACAATGTAATGCTGGACAAGGACGGACACATAAAGATAGCAGACTTTGGCATGTGTAAAGAGAAAGTGTTCGGAGAGGCCAGAGCCACCACATTTTGTGGGACACCAGACTACATCGCACCAGAG ATCCTGCTAGGACAGAAGTACACCTTCTCAGTAGATTGGTGGTCTTTTGGTGTGCTGGTGTATGAAATGCTGATCGGTCAGTCACCTTTCCAAGGTGACGATGAGGATGAGCTGTTTGAGTCCATCAGGTCAGACACCCCTCACTACCCTCGGTGGATCACCAAGGAGGCCAAGAGCCTGCTCGAGCTG TTGTTCGAGCGTGATCCCAGTCGCAGGCTGGGTGTGGTGGGAGACATACGTACACACGCATTCTTTAAAACCATCAACTGGCCAGCACTGGAGAAGAGAGAAGTGGACCCTCCTTTTAAGCCCAAAGTG AAATCCCCCAGTGACTGCAGCAACTTTGACCGAGAGTTCCTGAGCGAGAAGCCACGACTCTCCCACGCAGACAAGAACCTCATCGACTCCATGGACCAGGCAGCTTTTGCTGGCTTTTCTTTCATCAACCCCAGACTGGAGAACATGATCAGCAAATGA